Proteins from one Mycobacterium sp. HUMS_12744610 genomic window:
- a CDS encoding DUF4383 domain-containing protein gives MDPRHFRSGRWWVLAEGVLVAALGVAGLVSAARHPHAGPTGAPVLGLATTPAHSGMLLAFGVVAVGSVGNRRAAVTVTGFSAAAYTILLFVGAVAATHRTPTPLGFHAADVVLHGVLAVVNLGLLMWLAPDALADPVWVRRRRESDRRQRPSPAGAVSGSAADPAPNPEPSPAAAARSGAHPGDPPAGAPDPLPGPQGYQFGGPTQPERLALGGIVAVVVLVAVIGIWLRLRRRRRR, from the coding sequence ATGGACCCGCGGCATTTCCGCAGCGGACGTTGGTGGGTGTTGGCCGAAGGCGTGCTGGTGGCCGCGTTGGGTGTCGCCGGGCTGGTCTCGGCGGCCCGGCATCCGCATGCCGGCCCCACAGGCGCCCCGGTTCTCGGCCTGGCGACGACTCCGGCGCACAGCGGGATGCTGCTGGCGTTCGGCGTGGTGGCTGTCGGGAGTGTCGGCAACCGTCGCGCGGCGGTAACGGTCACCGGGTTCAGCGCCGCGGCCTACACCATCTTGTTGTTCGTGGGAGCCGTCGCGGCCACGCACAGAACCCCGACGCCGTTGGGATTCCACGCCGCCGACGTCGTGCTGCACGGCGTGCTGGCGGTGGTCAACCTCGGGCTGCTGATGTGGCTGGCGCCCGACGCGCTGGCAGACCCGGTCTGGGTGCGGCGGCGTCGGGAAAGTGACCGTCGGCAACGCCCGTCGCCCGCCGGGGCGGTCAGCGGGTCGGCAGCGGACCCGGCGCCGAACCCGGAACCATCCCCCGCGGCGGCGGCGCGCAGCGGGGCGCACCCCGGCGACCCGCCGGCCGGCGCACCTGACCCTCTTCCTGGACCACAGGGCTACCAGTTCGGAGGCCCCACGCAGCCCGAGCGCCTGGCACTCGGCGGCATCGTCGCCGTGGTGGTCCTGGTTGCCGTAATCGGCATCTGGCTCCGACTCCGTCGCCGGCGCCGCCGGTAG
- a CDS encoding ketosteroid isomerase family protein: MTETAVSPALAASQSSWRCAQGKDRDGWLALMTDDVVIEDPIGKSVTNPDGNGVRGKAAVGEFFDNNIAQNQLTITCEETFPSSSPDEIAHILVLQSKFEGGMTSKVRGVFTYKVNEAGLITNMRGYWNLDVMEFGQED, translated from the coding sequence ATGACCGAAACCGCAGTATCTCCGGCACTGGCCGCGTCGCAGTCGTCATGGCGCTGCGCGCAAGGTAAGGACCGGGACGGCTGGCTGGCGCTGATGACCGACGACGTGGTCATCGAGGACCCGATCGGCAAGTCGGTCACCAACCCCGACGGCAACGGTGTGCGCGGGAAGGCAGCCGTCGGCGAGTTCTTCGACAACAACATCGCCCAGAATCAGCTCACCATCACGTGCGAGGAAACCTTCCCGTCGAGCTCTCCCGACGAGATCGCACATATTCTGGTGCTGCAGAGCAAGTTCGAGGGCGGGATGACCAGCAAGGTGCGTGGGGTGTTCACCTACAAGGTGAATGAGGCGGGGCTGATCACCAACATGCGCGGCTACTGGAACCTCGACGTCATGGAGTTCGGCCAGGAGGACTGA
- a CDS encoding HIT family protein → MSSVFTKIINRELPGRFVYEHDDVVAFLTIEPMTQGHTLVVPRAEIDQWQDVDGAVFARVMAVSQLIGRAVCKAFNTERAGVIIAGLEVPHLHVHVFPTRSLGDFGFAHVDRNPSPESLDEAQAKIKAALAQLA, encoded by the coding sequence ATGTCGTCGGTCTTCACCAAGATCATCAACCGAGAACTGCCCGGCCGTTTCGTCTACGAGCACGACGACGTCGTCGCGTTCCTGACGATCGAGCCGATGACCCAGGGCCATACGCTGGTGGTGCCGCGCGCCGAGATCGACCAGTGGCAGGACGTCGACGGCGCGGTCTTCGCCCGCGTCATGGCGGTGAGCCAGCTGATCGGCAGGGCCGTGTGCAAGGCGTTCAACACCGAGCGGGCCGGCGTGATCATCGCCGGGCTCGAAGTGCCGCATCTGCACGTTCACGTGTTCCCCACCCGCAGCCTGGGCGACTTCGGCTTCGCCCACGTCGACCGCAACCCGTCGCCGGAATCGCTGGACGAGGCGCAGGCCAAGATCAAGGCGGCCCTGGCTCAGCTGGCGTGA
- a CDS encoding SDR family oxidoreductase — translation MPRFDPLPDRRPAIVAGASSGIGEATAIELAAHGFPVALGARRVEKLNDIVGKINADGGEAVGFHLDVTDPGSVKSFVAQSVEALGDIEVLVAGAGDTYFGKLAEIAGDEFESQLQIHLVGAFRLASTVLPGMLERQRGDLIFVGSDVALRQRPHMGAYGAAKAALVAMVTNFQMELEGTGVRASIVHPGPTKTSMGWSLPAEKIGPALEDWAKWGQARHDYFLRAADLARAITFVAETPRGGFIANMELQPEAPLADNRTRQKLALGEEGMPGQ, via the coding sequence ATGCCCCGCTTCGATCCCCTGCCCGACCGTCGACCGGCGATCGTGGCCGGCGCCTCCTCCGGCATCGGTGAGGCCACCGCCATCGAACTCGCGGCCCATGGATTCCCGGTCGCCCTGGGTGCGCGCCGCGTCGAGAAGCTGAACGACATCGTCGGCAAGATCAACGCCGACGGCGGCGAGGCGGTCGGTTTCCACCTGGACGTCACCGACCCCGGATCCGTGAAATCCTTTGTCGCACAGTCCGTCGAGGCGCTCGGGGACATCGAGGTGCTGGTGGCCGGCGCGGGCGACACCTACTTCGGCAAGCTCGCCGAGATCGCAGGCGACGAGTTCGAGTCCCAGCTGCAGATCCACCTGGTCGGCGCCTTCCGGTTGGCCTCGACCGTCCTTCCCGGCATGCTCGAGCGGCAGCGCGGCGACCTGATCTTCGTGGGCTCCGACGTGGCCCTGCGCCAGCGACCGCACATGGGCGCCTACGGCGCCGCCAAGGCCGCGCTGGTGGCGATGGTCACCAACTTCCAGATGGAACTCGAGGGCACCGGCGTGCGGGCCTCGATCGTGCACCCCGGCCCTACGAAGACGTCGATGGGCTGGAGCCTGCCGGCCGAGAAGATCGGTCCCGCGCTCGAGGACTGGGCCAAGTGGGGTCAGGCCCGCCACGACTACTTCCTGCGGGCGGCCGACCTGGCGCGCGCCATCACGTTCGTCGCCGAGACACCGCGCGGTGGCTTCATCGCGAACATGGAGCTTCAGCCCGAAGCGCCGTTGGCCGACAACAGGACTCGCCAGAAGCTGGCCCTGGGCGAAGAAGGGATGCCAGGACAATGA
- the phoP gene encoding two-component system response regulator PhoP, translated as MTAAIPSESKPEARILVVDDEANIVELLSVSLKFQGFEVHTATNGAQALDRARETRPDAVILDVMMPGMDGFGVLRRLRADGIDAPALFLTARDSLQDKIAGLTLGGDDYVTKPFSLEEVVARLRVILRRAGKGGAEPRNARLTFADIELDEETHEVWKAGQPVSLSPTEFTLLRYFVINAGTVLSKPKILDHVWRYDFGGDVNVVESYVSYLRRKIDTGDKRLLHTLRGVGYVLREPR; from the coding sequence ATGACAGCGGCTATCCCGAGCGAGTCCAAACCGGAGGCTCGCATCCTCGTGGTCGACGACGAGGCCAACATCGTCGAACTGCTCTCCGTCAGCCTGAAGTTTCAGGGATTCGAGGTGCACACCGCGACCAACGGGGCCCAGGCCCTCGATAGAGCGCGCGAAACCCGTCCGGACGCGGTCATCCTCGACGTGATGATGCCCGGGATGGACGGGTTCGGGGTGCTGCGCCGGCTGCGCGCCGACGGCATCGACGCCCCGGCGCTGTTCCTGACGGCCCGCGACTCCCTGCAGGACAAGATCGCGGGCCTGACCCTGGGCGGTGACGACTACGTGACCAAGCCGTTCAGCCTGGAAGAGGTGGTCGCCCGGCTGCGGGTCATCCTGCGGCGCGCCGGCAAGGGCGGAGCGGAACCCCGCAACGCCCGGTTGACGTTCGCCGACATCGAACTCGACGAAGAGACCCACGAGGTGTGGAAGGCCGGCCAGCCGGTGTCGCTGTCGCCGACGGAGTTCACCCTGCTGCGCTACTTCGTCATCAATGCGGGCACGGTTCTGAGCAAACCCAAGATCCTCGACCACGTCTGGCGCTATGACTTCGGCGGCGACGTCAACGTCGTCGAGTCCTACGTGTCGTACCTGCGCCGCAAGATCGACACCGGCGACAAGCGGCTTTTGCACACCCTGCGCGGTGTGGGCTATGTGCTGCGTGAGCCCCGCTGA
- a CDS encoding nuclear transport factor 2 family protein: protein MSKPSRAELEAWVDRWLQANKACEKAGDWRPLADFYADDATYGWNIGPKEDVMCVGVDEIRDIALGLEMEGLENWVYEYQKVLIDEKQGEIVGFWKQIVNKSDGTQDEIYGIGGSWFRLNSDNLIEWQRDFFDFGHVAKMFAALIESGDLSTGMQKRIERSLAGEKLPGYYPLGQGPVPIW, encoded by the coding sequence ATGTCCAAGCCGTCGCGCGCAGAGCTCGAGGCATGGGTCGACCGCTGGTTGCAGGCCAACAAGGCCTGCGAGAAGGCCGGCGACTGGCGGCCGTTGGCGGACTTCTACGCCGACGACGCCACCTACGGCTGGAACATCGGGCCCAAGGAGGACGTGATGTGCGTCGGCGTCGACGAGATCCGCGACATCGCCCTCGGTCTGGAGATGGAGGGCCTGGAGAACTGGGTCTACGAGTACCAGAAAGTCCTCATAGACGAGAAGCAGGGCGAGATCGTCGGCTTCTGGAAGCAGATCGTCAACAAGTCCGACGGCACCCAGGACGAGATCTACGGCATCGGCGGCAGTTGGTTCCGGCTCAACAGCGACAACCTCATCGAGTGGCAGCGTGACTTCTTCGACTTCGGTCACGTCGCGAAGATGTTCGCGGCGCTGATCGAATCCGGTGACCTGAGCACCGGCATGCAGAAGCGGATCGAGCGCAGCCTGGCCGGCGAGAAGCTGCCCGGCTACTACCCGCTGGGCCAAGGCCCGGTCCCGATTTGGTAG
- a CDS encoding FAD-dependent oxidoreductase yields MASFPYLLEPGRIGAMTVRNRVVMSPMETMYGTPDGLPSQRTRDYFAARAAGGVGLITLGATGVDHRHPETPGGLHLATDDAVAAHRELVAAVHEHGAKIQPQIVHAGPDGLGPEIFGVASVGPSVIPSYLTGRPSAEISAGQLREVLDLFRAAVRRAAEAGYDGIELHAAHGYMLLGSFLAPQRNRRTDVYRGDSARGRVRVVLDALAAIRSEIGDALPITLRISGYERVAGGRPIYETARLAPELVAAGVDAFHVSGGVIDRLVTQMVNGADDGDAVNVGAAAAVKQVVDVPVIAVGRIHDPVRAERILAEGRADFVAMGRPLLADPELPRKLRTGQAHRIRKCISCENCIDALEQRFSVDCAVNPRTGKERELAAPRTGRTKRVVVIGGGPAGLEAARVAAERGHRVTLFERGGQLGGALRWASVLHRENQPFLDYLRTEIECIPVEVHVRHDVSAQDVIGAAPDAVVVATGGKVAVPQLPGAELPHVHTGPGLRDSLGGRAAPTDPVWQRIGASLLGGRRQRLVRPAAVRLASRAWMPLGRRVAVIGGDLVALELAEFLASRGRLVSILEAGNDIAPEVGNKRKTEHMDRLDRLGVTVHVRATPQRITPRAVVFTPAGGTTRELAADNVVLAGTVQPDTGLFDALVAAMPGAQVHAAGDCTGLGLIRKATDEGARAACAI; encoded by the coding sequence GTGGCGAGCTTCCCGTACCTGCTGGAACCTGGGCGCATCGGCGCCATGACGGTGCGCAACCGGGTGGTCATGTCTCCGATGGAGACGATGTACGGCACCCCGGACGGGCTGCCGTCGCAGCGCACGCGGGACTACTTCGCCGCCCGGGCCGCCGGCGGGGTGGGCCTGATCACGTTGGGCGCCACCGGGGTCGACCACCGGCACCCCGAGACGCCCGGCGGCCTGCACCTGGCCACCGACGACGCCGTGGCGGCGCACCGGGAGCTGGTGGCGGCGGTGCACGAGCACGGCGCGAAGATCCAGCCCCAGATCGTGCACGCCGGGCCCGACGGACTGGGCCCGGAGATCTTCGGTGTCGCCTCGGTAGGCCCGTCGGTGATCCCGTCGTACCTCACCGGGCGCCCGTCGGCCGAGATCAGCGCCGGGCAACTCCGCGAGGTGCTCGACCTGTTCAGGGCGGCGGTGCGCCGCGCCGCGGAAGCCGGGTATGACGGCATCGAGCTGCATGCCGCCCACGGCTACATGCTGCTGGGCTCTTTCCTTGCCCCGCAACGCAATCGGCGCACCGACGTCTACCGTGGCGACTCGGCACGCGGCCGGGTGCGGGTGGTGCTGGACGCCCTGGCCGCGATCCGCTCCGAGATCGGCGACGCCCTGCCGATCACGTTGCGCATCTCGGGCTACGAACGCGTCGCCGGTGGGCGGCCGATCTACGAAACCGCCCGCCTCGCACCGGAACTGGTGGCCGCCGGGGTGGACGCATTCCATGTCAGCGGCGGGGTGATCGACCGGCTCGTCACTCAGATGGTCAACGGCGCCGACGACGGCGACGCAGTAAACGTCGGCGCGGCGGCCGCGGTCAAACAGGTGGTCGACGTGCCGGTGATCGCGGTGGGCCGCATCCACGACCCGGTCCGGGCCGAGCGGATCCTGGCCGAGGGGCGCGCCGATTTCGTCGCGATGGGGCGTCCGCTGCTGGCCGACCCGGAGCTGCCGCGCAAGCTGCGCACCGGCCAGGCGCATCGGATCCGCAAGTGCATCTCATGCGAGAACTGCATCGACGCGCTGGAACAGCGGTTCTCGGTCGACTGCGCCGTCAACCCCCGCACCGGCAAGGAGCGCGAACTGGCCGCGCCCCGCACCGGCCGCACCAAACGGGTCGTGGTGATCGGCGGCGGGCCCGCCGGGCTGGAGGCCGCCCGCGTGGCCGCCGAACGCGGCCACCGCGTCACGCTGTTCGAGCGCGGCGGCCAGTTGGGCGGCGCGCTGCGCTGGGCGTCGGTCCTGCATCGGGAAAATCAGCCGTTCCTGGATTACCTGCGCACCGAGATCGAGTGCATTCCCGTCGAAGTCCATGTCCGGCATGATGTTTCGGCGCAGGACGTGATCGGGGCCGCGCCCGACGCGGTGGTGGTGGCCACCGGCGGCAAGGTCGCGGTGCCGCAACTGCCCGGCGCGGAACTGCCGCACGTGCACACCGGGCCAGGGCTGCGGGACTCCCTCGGGGGGCGGGCGGCGCCCACCGATCCGGTGTGGCAGCGGATCGGTGCGTCGCTGCTGGGCGGGCGGCGGCAGCGCCTGGTGCGTCCGGCCGCGGTCCGGCTGGCCAGCCGCGCCTGGATGCCGCTGGGCCGGCGCGTCGCCGTCATCGGCGGCGACCTGGTCGCCCTGGAGTTGGCGGAGTTTTTGGCGAGCCGCGGCCGGCTGGTGTCGATCCTGGAGGCCGGCAACGACATCGCCCCGGAGGTGGGCAACAAGCGCAAGACCGAGCACATGGACCGCCTCGACCGGTTGGGCGTCACCGTGCACGTGCGGGCGACCCCGCAGCGGATCACGCCGCGGGCGGTGGTATTCACCCCCGCCGGCGGTACCACGCGCGAGTTGGCGGCCGACAACGTCGTGCTGGCGGGGACGGTGCAACCCGACACCGGCCTGTTCGACGCCCTGGTCGCGGCCATGCCCGGCGCGCAGGTGCACGCCGCGGGTGACTGCACGGGCCTCGGCCTGATCCGCAAGGCCACCGACGAGGGCGCACGCGCCGCGTGCGCGATCTAG
- a CDS encoding ferredoxin — MGFRVEADLDLCQGHAMCELEAPDYFRVPKRGKVEILDAEPPEAARREIEQAVMACPTQALFIKTIKETD, encoded by the coding sequence GTGGGTTTTCGAGTCGAGGCCGACCTGGATCTATGCCAGGGCCATGCGATGTGCGAGCTGGAGGCCCCGGACTACTTCCGGGTGCCCAAGCGCGGCAAGGTCGAGATTCTGGACGCCGAGCCCCCCGAGGCGGCCCGCAGGGAGATCGAGCAGGCCGTCATGGCGTGCCCCACCCAAGCACTGTTCATCAAAACGATCAAGGAGACTGATTGA
- a CDS encoding sensor histidine kinase, with product MAKNTDTLKRLRRGVPLRVSLVAATLVLVGCGLLVSGVAVTSILRHVLVSRIDQTLLEASRGWALAPRRQSPPPYESPDPGRPPSKFYVRGIGTDGTPFTAINDRNAEPALPPDNDVGPDPTTLPSVNGSDIEWRAVSVRGPHGLTTVAIDLSDVQHTVRSLVWLQIGIGVGVLVIVGIASFAVVQRSLRPLSEVEQTAAAIAGGQLDRRIPQRDPRTEVGQLSLALNGMLTQIQEALASSESSAEKARSSEDRMRRFITDASHELRTPLTTIRGFAELYRQGAARDVSMLLARIESEASRMGLLVEDLLLLARLDAQRPLENHQVDLLALASDAVHDAQAMGPKRTISMEVFDGPGTPEVVGDEARIRQVLSNLLVNALQHTPDSADVIVRVGTEGDDAVIEVADKGPGMSREDAARVFERFYRTDSSRARASGGTGLGLSIVDSLVHAHGGTVTVTTAPGDGCCFRVTLPRVSDVPAPEEPVHAS from the coding sequence GTGGCCAAGAACACGGACACGCTCAAGCGGCTCCGACGCGGTGTGCCCCTTCGGGTGAGCCTGGTCGCGGCCACCCTCGTCCTGGTCGGCTGCGGCCTGTTGGTCTCGGGGGTCGCGGTCACCTCGATCCTGCGTCACGTGCTGGTCAGCCGGATCGACCAGACGCTGCTCGAGGCATCCCGCGGCTGGGCGCTGGCCCCGCGCCGGCAGTCACCGCCGCCCTACGAGAGCCCGGACCCCGGCCGGCCCCCGTCGAAGTTCTACGTGCGCGGCATCGGCACCGACGGCACGCCGTTCACCGCCATCAACGACCGCAACGCCGAACCGGCACTGCCGCCCGACAACGACGTGGGCCCCGACCCGACCACCCTGCCCTCGGTCAACGGCTCCGACATCGAGTGGCGCGCGGTCTCGGTGCGCGGCCCGCACGGCCTAACGACCGTCGCGATCGACCTCTCCGACGTCCAGCACACGGTGCGTTCGCTGGTCTGGTTGCAGATCGGCATCGGGGTGGGCGTGCTCGTCATCGTCGGGATCGCCAGCTTCGCGGTGGTCCAGCGCAGCCTGCGGCCGCTGTCCGAAGTCGAACAGACCGCCGCGGCGATCGCGGGCGGCCAACTCGACCGCCGGATTCCGCAGCGCGACCCCCGCACCGAGGTGGGCCAGCTCTCGTTGGCGCTCAACGGAATGCTCACCCAGATCCAGGAGGCGTTGGCCTCCTCGGAGTCCTCGGCCGAGAAGGCGCGCAGCTCCGAGGACCGGATGCGGCGGTTCATCACCGACGCCAGCCACGAGCTGCGCACCCCGCTGACCACCATCCGCGGCTTCGCCGAGCTGTATCGCCAGGGCGCCGCCCGCGACGTGTCGATGCTGCTGGCGCGGATAGAAAGCGAAGCCAGCCGGATGGGCCTGCTCGTCGAGGATCTGCTGCTGCTGGCCCGCCTGGACGCCCAACGCCCGCTGGAAAATCATCAGGTGGACCTGCTGGCGCTGGCCAGCGACGCAGTGCACGACGCGCAGGCCATGGGTCCCAAGCGCACGATCAGCATGGAGGTCTTCGACGGTCCCGGCACCCCGGAGGTGGTCGGTGACGAGGCCCGGATCCGCCAGGTGCTGAGCAACCTGCTGGTGAACGCCTTGCAGCACACCCCGGACAGCGCCGACGTCATCGTGCGGGTCGGCACCGAGGGCGACGACGCGGTGATCGAGGTGGCCGACAAGGGGCCGGGCATGAGCCGCGAGGACGCGGCGCGGGTGTTCGAGCGCTTCTACCGCACCGACTCCTCACGTGCCCGGGCCAGCGGCGGCACCGGCCTCGGGCTTTCTATCGTCGATTCGTTGGTGCACGCGCACGGCGGCACCGTCACCGTGACCACCGCCCCCGGTGACGGCTGCTGCTTTCGCGTCACGCTGCCGCGGGTGAGCGACGTGCCCGCGCCCGAGGAGCCGGTTCACGCCAGCTGA
- a CDS encoding cytochrome P450, with the protein MTTTATVPRVSGGEEEHGHLEEFRTDPIGLMRRVRDECGDVGWFQLADKHVILLSGAEANEFFFRSADEDLDQAEAYPFMTPIFGKGVVFDASPERRKEMLHNSALRGEHMKGHATTIEREVHRMIENWGDEGEIDLLDFFAELTIYTSTACLIGTKFRNQLDSRFAHFYHQLERGTDPLCYVDPYLPIESFRIRDEARKGLVALVQDIMNQRIANPPADKSDRDMLDVLVSIKDEHGNARFSADEVTGMFISLMFAGHHTSSGTSAWTLIELMRHPDSYAAVVTELDELYADGQEVSFHALRQIPKLENVLKETLRLHPPLIILMRVAQGEFEVEGFPIHKGDFVAASPAISNRIAEDFPDPDDFVPQRYEEPRQEDLVNRWTWIPFGAGRHRCVGAAFAQMQIKAIFSVLLREYEFDMAQPPESYRNDHSKMVVQLARPAKVRYHRRRK; encoded by the coding sequence ATGACCACCACTGCGACTGTGCCGCGGGTTTCCGGCGGCGAAGAGGAACACGGCCACCTCGAGGAGTTCCGTACCGATCCGATCGGGCTGATGCGGCGCGTCCGCGACGAGTGCGGGGACGTCGGCTGGTTCCAGCTGGCCGACAAGCACGTCATCCTGCTCTCCGGCGCCGAAGCCAACGAGTTCTTCTTCCGCTCCGCCGACGAGGATCTCGACCAGGCCGAGGCCTATCCGTTCATGACGCCGATCTTCGGTAAGGGCGTCGTGTTCGACGCCAGCCCCGAGCGGCGCAAGGAGATGCTGCACAACTCCGCGCTGCGTGGTGAGCACATGAAGGGCCACGCCACCACCATCGAGCGCGAAGTGCACCGGATGATCGAGAACTGGGGCGACGAGGGCGAGATCGACCTGCTGGACTTCTTCGCCGAGCTGACCATCTACACCTCGACCGCATGCCTGATCGGCACGAAGTTTCGCAACCAGCTCGATTCCCGGTTCGCGCACTTCTACCACCAGCTCGAGCGCGGCACCGACCCGCTGTGCTACGTCGACCCGTACCTGCCGATCGAGAGCTTCCGGATCCGCGACGAGGCCCGGAAAGGGTTGGTGGCGCTGGTGCAGGACATCATGAACCAGCGAATCGCCAACCCGCCGGCGGACAAGAGCGACCGCGACATGCTCGACGTCCTGGTGTCGATCAAGGACGAGCACGGCAACGCGCGGTTCTCGGCCGACGAGGTCACCGGGATGTTCATCTCGCTGATGTTCGCCGGGCACCACACCAGTTCGGGCACCTCGGCGTGGACGCTCATCGAGCTGATGCGCCACCCCGACTCCTACGCGGCGGTGGTCACCGAACTCGACGAGCTCTACGCCGACGGGCAGGAGGTGAGTTTCCATGCGCTGCGCCAGATCCCGAAGCTGGAGAACGTCCTCAAGGAGACCCTGCGGCTGCACCCGCCGCTGATCATCCTGATGCGGGTGGCCCAGGGCGAGTTCGAGGTCGAGGGCTTCCCCATCCACAAGGGCGATTTCGTCGCGGCCTCGCCGGCGATCTCCAACCGGATCGCCGAGGACTTCCCGGACCCCGACGACTTCGTGCCGCAGCGTTACGAGGAACCGCGCCAGGAGGACCTGGTGAACCGGTGGACCTGGATTCCGTTCGGGGCCGGCAGACACCGCTGCGTGGGTGCGGCGTTCGCCCAGATGCAGATCAAGGCGATCTTTTCGGTGTTGCTGCGCGAGTACGAGTTCGACATGGCCCAGCCGCCCGAGAGCTATCGAAACGACCATTCGAAGATGGTGGTGCAGCTGGCCCGGCCGGCCAAGGTGCGCTACCACCGCCGCCGGAAATAG
- a CDS encoding NDMA-dependent alcohol dehydrogenase — MKTKGALIWEFNQPWSIEEIEIGDPQKDEVKIQMEASGMCHSDHHLVTGGIPMAGFPVLGGHEGAGIVTEVGPGVEDLAPGDHVVLSFIPSCGKCPTCQAGMRNLCDLGGGLLGGAAVSDGTFRIQARGQNVYPMTLLGTFSPYMVVHKASVVKIDPSVPFEVAALVGCGVTTGYGSSVRTADIRPGQDVAIVGVGGVGMAALQGAVNAGARYIFAIDPVEWKRDQALKFGATHVYPDIDAAMAGMAEVTYGLMAHKVVVTVGELHGTDVDNYLNITQKGGTCVLTAIGSLLDTNVNLNLAMLTLMQKNLQGTIFGGGNPQYDIPQLLSMYKAGKLNLDDMITRRYKLEQINDGYQDMLDGKNIRGVIRYTDADR, encoded by the coding sequence ATGAAAACAAAAGGCGCGCTGATCTGGGAGTTCAACCAGCCGTGGTCGATCGAGGAAATCGAGATCGGTGACCCGCAGAAAGATGAGGTCAAGATCCAGATGGAAGCGTCGGGCATGTGCCACTCCGACCACCACCTGGTGACCGGCGGCATCCCGATGGCGGGCTTCCCGGTGCTCGGCGGGCACGAGGGCGCCGGCATCGTCACCGAGGTCGGCCCGGGCGTCGAGGACCTCGCCCCCGGCGACCACGTCGTGCTGTCGTTCATCCCGTCCTGCGGCAAGTGCCCCACGTGCCAGGCGGGCATGCGCAACCTGTGCGACTTGGGCGGCGGCCTGCTCGGCGGCGCCGCCGTGTCCGACGGCACCTTCCGCATCCAGGCACGCGGCCAAAACGTCTATCCGATGACACTGCTGGGCACGTTCTCGCCGTACATGGTCGTGCACAAGGCCTCGGTGGTGAAGATCGACCCGTCGGTGCCGTTCGAGGTGGCCGCCCTGGTCGGCTGCGGCGTCACCACCGGCTATGGGTCCTCGGTCCGCACCGCCGACATCCGGCCCGGGCAGGACGTCGCCATCGTCGGCGTGGGCGGGGTAGGCATGGCCGCGCTGCAGGGTGCGGTCAACGCCGGCGCGCGCTACATCTTCGCGATCGACCCGGTGGAGTGGAAGCGCGACCAGGCCCTGAAGTTCGGCGCCACCCACGTCTACCCCGACATCGACGCCGCCATGGCGGGCATGGCCGAGGTCACCTACGGCCTGATGGCCCACAAGGTGGTGGTCACCGTCGGCGAGCTGCACGGCACCGACGTCGACAACTACCTGAACATCACCCAGAAGGGCGGCACCTGCGTGCTGACCGCGATCGGCAGCCTGCTGGACACCAACGTCAACCTGAACCTGGCGATGCTGACCCTGATGCAGAAGAACCTGCAGGGCACCATCTTCGGCGGCGGTAACCCGCAGTATGACATCCCGCAGCTGTTGTCGATGTACAAGGCCGGCAAGCTCAACCTCGACGACATGATCACCCGCCGGTACAAGCTGGAGCAGATCAACGACGGCTACCAGGACATGCTGGACGGCAAGAACATTCGCGGGGTCATCCGGTACACCGACGCAGACCGGTAA